Sequence from the Burkholderia stabilis genome:
TTTTTTGTCGGTAATTTATAGGATGACTAAGCGAATTGCAGTTGTGACTGGTGGAATGGGCGGCCTCGGCGAAGCAGTCAGCATCAGGTTGAACGACGCGGGCCACCGGGTAGTCGTCACGTATTCGCCGAACAACGCCGGCGCTGACCGCTGGCTGACCGAGATGCATGCGGCCGGCCGTGAGTTCCATGCGTATCCGGTGGACGTGGCCGATCACGATTCGTGCCAGCAATGCATCGAGAAGATCGTGCGGGACGTCGGCCCGGTCGACATTCTCGTGAACAACGCGGGCATCACGCGCGACATGACGCTGCGCAAGCTCGACAAGGTCAACTGGGATGCGGTGATCCGCACGAACCTCGATTCCGTGTTCAACATGACGAAGCCTGTCTGCGAAAGCATGGTCGAGCGCGGTTGGGGTCGCATCGTCAACATCTCGTCGGTGAACGGGTCGAAAGGCTCGGTCGGCCAGACCAACTACGCGGCCGCGAAGGCGGGCATGCACGGCTTCACGAAATCGCTCGCGCTCGAGATCGCGCGCAAGGGCGTGACGGTGAACACGGTGTCGCCGGGTTACCTCGCGACGAAGATGGTGACGGCGATCCCGCAGGACATCCTCGACACGAAGATCCTCCCGCAGATTCCGGCGGGCCGGCTCGGCAAACCCGAGGAAGTCGCGGCGCTCGTCGCGTACCTGTGCTCGGAGGAGGCCGGTTTCGTGACGGGCTCCAACATCGCGATCAACGGCGGTCAGCACATGCACTGACGCGTGGCGGCCCGGGCTGCGTTCGCACGCCGTCCGGGCCGTGTTCCGCTGTATCCAGTGCCGCGGCGGCGGCAGGCGCCGCTGTGGCCTCGCATTCCGGAGATGGCATGGGTGAAACCTGGATGGGACTCGTGATCGGCGGTTCGGCACTGGCCGTTGCGCTGACGATGGCGATCGCGCTCCACTGGCTCGAGCGGCGCCGTGCGCGACTGCTGCGGAACTTCGATCATCGCGATTGCTGGTTCGTCGCGTACGGCAAGTGCTTCGCGCGCAGGCCGGCACGCCGCATGCGCGGCGCGCGTTGACGGGGGCGACGTCGCGGCATCGCGACTGACGAGCGGTCGCGCATCGCGCGCATGCAGCCTGGGATGCGCGCGATGCGCGTGGTCAATCGTTCTTTTCGCTCTTTGCACCCGACTCGGCCGAACCGTTCTTGTGGAAGATCCGTTTCGTCGTGCGCTTGGTGGCGTCCCAGCCTTCGCGCGACGCGTGCGCGACCCCATGCCCGACTGCCTTCGCGGCGCTCGCGGTTGCATGGCCGAAGCTGCGTGCCGCCTCGCCGGTCTTGTGTGCGGCTTCCTTCGAATCGCGCTTGATGTCCTGCTTCACTTCCGACATGTCCGCGTGCGCGATCGGGCTGATCAGCGCAAGAATGAGTGCGGCGCCGATGATCTGACGAACTTTCACGACCTGGTTTCCTTAAGCAATCTTCATCGAGGATTCGTCCCGCCGGCAGGCGACGGGGCCAACGTGCCGGCCGCCGATGCGTCGAGCATCACGGCGGCGCGGCCCGAGAGCAGCACGCGATCGCTGCAGCGCAGCGCGAAGCCGTACAGCACCGAACGGCCGTCGCCGCTGACGCGTTCTGCGTCGATGGTGAGCGGCAGGTCGAACGTGTCGAGCCGGTCGACGAACGCGTCGACGTTGCGCACGCTCGCGAGATAGCCGGCGCGCGGGCGCGCTTCCGGCGCACCGAGCAGCGCGCCGTGCACGGCCATCGCCTGCGCCGCATATTCGATGCCGCAGACCGATGCGAGCCGGCCGTGCGAGCGCAGCGGGTTGTGCGGATCGCGGTGGCTCGTCGCGGTGCAGCGGATGCGTTCGGCGTCCCACGCATCGACCGTATCGAGCACGCACATCGCGCCGCCGTGAGGAATGTGCGCGGCGATCCATGTGTGGTCGAGCGGAGGCATCAACGTTGCGGCCATCACGCGCGCTCCACGAAGGTATCGGGCATCGCGACGTCGATCTGCACGCGCGTATCTTCCAGGTAGTCGAGCACGACGCGCGTCGAACGCTGCGCGGCGAGCGCGTCGAGCAGCGGCAGCACGCGCGCGGCCGGGTTGCCGGTGCGCAGCGTTTCGAAACCGGCGTGCGCGAGCGTCGTGGCCGGCGCGTCCGTGAGCTGCACGTCGATGCGGGCGAGGGCGCGCTCGCTTGCGTCGGGCGCGAACACGAGCGCGACGCCGAATGCGTCGGCGATCGGCCGCACCGCGTGCAGCGGTTCCGGGTAGTCGGTGTCGTACGCGATCAGCAGGCTCGGCACGCGATCGACCGCGACCTGGCACAGGCTTTCGAGCAGGCCCGCGGCGAAGCTGCCGTCGTGCGCGCACAGCACGTTCGACGTCGCCATCGCGCGGGTCGCGATGCTCCAGTAGCCGGCCGGTGCGTTGTGCA
This genomic interval carries:
- the phbB gene encoding acetoacetyl-CoA reductase — translated: MTKRIAVVTGGMGGLGEAVSIRLNDAGHRVVVTYSPNNAGADRWLTEMHAAGREFHAYPVDVADHDSCQQCIEKIVRDVGPVDILVNNAGITRDMTLRKLDKVNWDAVIRTNLDSVFNMTKPVCESMVERGWGRIVNISSVNGSKGSVGQTNYAAAKAGMHGFTKSLALEIARKGVTVNTVSPGYLATKMVTAIPQDILDTKILPQIPAGRLGKPEEVAALVAYLCSEEAGFVTGSNIAINGGQHMH
- a CDS encoding hotdog family protein — its product is MAATLMPPLDHTWIAAHIPHGGAMCVLDTVDAWDAERIRCTATSHRDPHNPLRSHGRLASVCGIEYAAQAMAVHGALLGAPEARPRAGYLASVRNVDAFVDRLDTFDLPLTIDAERVSGDGRSVLYGFALRCSDRVLLSGRAAVMLDASAAGTLAPSPAGGTNPR
- a CDS encoding beta-ketoacyl synthase chain length factor, translating into MTLTAFIESIGLVGPGLNDWPHAADALSGRTPYVPARTALPPPAGLPSAERRRTGPVVRVALAVGHEAATASGRDAATLATVFSASGGDGQNCHAICETLAGDDRQLSPTRFHNSVHNAPAGYWSIATRAMATSNVLCAHDGSFAAGLLESLCQVAVDRVPSLLIAYDTDYPEPLHAVRPIADAFGVALVFAPDASERALARIDVQLTDAPATTLAHAGFETLRTGNPAARVLPLLDALAAQRSTRVVLDYLEDTRVQIDVAMPDTFVERA